A single Meles meles chromosome 20, mMelMel3.1 paternal haplotype, whole genome shotgun sequence DNA region contains:
- the PLPPR2 gene encoding phospholipid phosphatase-related protein type 2 isoform X1 has translation MLMRRRESPPDWVMQMKRQEAPPLAPSLSLRGAAGPTASPISVSARGACRPSVRPVARVTSKRSGGSDRDSLDPSKLRGWGAGPRVPTLTFLGLSFHICAMGLTIPALLAARSGCPAFTMAGGRPQSKRSFSIIPCFVFVESVLLGIVVLLAYRLEFTDTFPVHTQGFFCYDSTYAKPYPGPEAASRVPPALIYALVTAGPTLTILLGELARAFFPAPPSAIPIIGESTIVSGACCRFSPPLRRLVRFLGVYSFGLFTTTIFANAGQVVTGNPTPHFLSVCRPNYTALGCPPPSPDRPGPDRFVTDQGACAGSPSLVAAARRAFPCKDAALCAYAVTYTAMYVTLVFRVKGSRLVKPSLCLALLCPAFLVGVVRVAEYRNHWSDVLAGFLTGTAIATFLVTCVVHNFQSRRPSGRRLSPWEDLGQAPTMDSPLEKLSVAQEPEACRPHSTPARLTPSKSQNCARRGHLIPSCVSSRAPAMCSSPRVPRPRLRSEPTPLPLPLPLPAPTPSQGPSPSSPGPGGPGGGGGRGRKLLLPTPLLRDLYTLSGLYPSPFHRDNFSPYLFASRDHLL, from the exons ATGCTAATGAGACGCCGCGAGTCCCCGCCCGACTGGGTTATGCAAATGAAGCGCCAGGAGGCCCCGCCCCTCGCCCCTTCGCTGAGTCTGCGCGGCGCTGCCGGGCCGACGGCGTCTCCCATCTCAGTGTCCGCCCGCGGGGCCTGCCGTCCGTCAGTTCGTCCTGTCGCCCGGGTGACGTCTAAGCGGAGCGGGGGCTCAGACCGTGACAGCCTCGACCCG AGCAAGCTGCGTGGATGGGGCGCTGGACCCAGAGTGCCTACCCTcaccttcctgggcctcagtttccacatctgtgcaATGGGGTTGACCATCCCTGCCCTGCTGGCCGCCAGGAGCGGCT GCCCAGCCTTCACCATGGCAGGAGGGAGACCTCAGTCGAAGAGGAGTTTCTCCATCATTCCCTGCTTTGTCTTCGTGGAG TCAGTGCTTCTGGGCATCGTGGTCCTGCTTGCTTACCGCCTGGAGTTCACGGACACCTTCCCCGTACACACCCAGGGGTTCTTCTGCTACGACAGTACCTATGCCAAGCCTTACCCGGGGCCTGAGGCTGCGAGCCGAGTACCTCCTGCACTCATCTATGCCCTGGTCACTGCTGGGCCCACCCTCACG ATCCTGCTGGGGGAGCTGGCGCGTGCCTTTTTCCCCGCGCCACCCTCAGCCATCCCCATCATCGGGGAGAGCACCATCGTTTCGGGGGCCTGCTGCCGCTTCAGCCCCCCACTGCGGAGGCTGGTCCGCTTCCTGG GGGTCTACTCCTTCGGCCTCTTCACCACGACCATCTTCGCCAACGCGGGGCAGGTGGTGACCGGCAACCCTACGCCGCACTTCCTGTCGGTGTGCCGCCCCAACTACACGGCCCTGGGCTGCCCACCGCCCTCGCCCGACAGGCCAGGGCCTGACCGCTTTGTCACCGACCAGGGTGCCTGTGCCGGCAGCCCCAGCCTGGTGGCCGCTGCGCGCCGTGCCTTCCCCTGCAAGGATGCCGCCCTTTGCGCCTATGCGGTCACCTACACAGCG ATGTACGTGACTCTCGTGTTCCGTGTGAAGGGCTCCCGCCTGGTCAaaccctccctctgcctggccctgCTGTGCCCCGCCTTCCTGGTGGGCGTGGTGCGCGTGGCCGAGTACCGCAACCACTGGTCCGACGTGCTGGCTGGCTTCCTGACAGGCACTGCCATCGCAACTTTTCTG GTCACATGTGTCGTACACAACTTCCAGAGCCGGCGGCCCTCTGGCCGAAGGCTCTCCCCCTGGGAGGACCTGGGCCAAGCCCCCACCATGGACAGCCCCCTCGAAAAGTTAAGTGTGGCCCAG GAACCCGAAGCCTGCAGGCCGCATTCGACACCGGCACGGCTCACCCCATCCA AGTCGCAGAACTGTGCCCGCCGTGGCCACCTGATCCCCAGCTGCGTGTCCTCCAGGGCTCCAGCCATGTGTTCGTCGCCCCGTGTGCCCCGCCCTCGATTGAGGTCTGAGCCgacgcccctgcccctgcccctgcccctgccagcaCCAACCCCCAGCCAGggcccctcaccctcctcccccggGCCTGGGGGGCCGGGTGGGGGTGGTGGACGTGGTCGGAAGTTGCTGCTGCCCACGCCCCTGCTTCGGGACCTGTACACCCTTAGCGGACTCTATCCCTCCCCCTTCCACCGGGACAACTTCAGCCCTTACCTGTTTGCCAGCCGTGACCACCTGTTGTGA
- the PLPPR2 gene encoding phospholipid phosphatase-related protein type 2 isoform X3, with protein MLMRRRESPPDWVMQMKRQEAPPLAPSLSLRGAAGPTASPISVSARGACRPSVRPVARVTSKRSGGSDRDSLDPSKLRGWGAGPRVPTLTFLGLSFHICAMGLTIPALLAARSGCPAFTMAGGRPQSKRSFSIIPCFVFVESVLLGIVVLLAYRLEFTDTFPVHTQGFFCYDSTYAKPYPGPEAASRVPPALIYALVTAGPTLTILLGELARAFFPAPPSAIPIIGESTIVSGACCRFSPPLRRLVRFLGVYSFGLFTTTIFANAGQVVTGNPTPHFLSVCRPNYTALGCPPPSPDRPGPDRFVTDQGACAGSPSLVAAARRAFPCKDAALCAYAVTYTAMYVTLVFRVKGSRLVKPSLCLALLCPAFLVGVVRVAEYRNHWSDVLAGFLTGTAIATFLVTCVVHNFQSRRPSGRRLSPWEDLGQAPTMDSPLEKNPKPAGRIRHRHGSPHPSRRTVPAVAT; from the exons ATGCTAATGAGACGCCGCGAGTCCCCGCCCGACTGGGTTATGCAAATGAAGCGCCAGGAGGCCCCGCCCCTCGCCCCTTCGCTGAGTCTGCGCGGCGCTGCCGGGCCGACGGCGTCTCCCATCTCAGTGTCCGCCCGCGGGGCCTGCCGTCCGTCAGTTCGTCCTGTCGCCCGGGTGACGTCTAAGCGGAGCGGGGGCTCAGACCGTGACAGCCTCGACCCG AGCAAGCTGCGTGGATGGGGCGCTGGACCCAGAGTGCCTACCCTcaccttcctgggcctcagtttccacatctgtgcaATGGGGTTGACCATCCCTGCCCTGCTGGCCGCCAGGAGCGGCT GCCCAGCCTTCACCATGGCAGGAGGGAGACCTCAGTCGAAGAGGAGTTTCTCCATCATTCCCTGCTTTGTCTTCGTGGAG TCAGTGCTTCTGGGCATCGTGGTCCTGCTTGCTTACCGCCTGGAGTTCACGGACACCTTCCCCGTACACACCCAGGGGTTCTTCTGCTACGACAGTACCTATGCCAAGCCTTACCCGGGGCCTGAGGCTGCGAGCCGAGTACCTCCTGCACTCATCTATGCCCTGGTCACTGCTGGGCCCACCCTCACG ATCCTGCTGGGGGAGCTGGCGCGTGCCTTTTTCCCCGCGCCACCCTCAGCCATCCCCATCATCGGGGAGAGCACCATCGTTTCGGGGGCCTGCTGCCGCTTCAGCCCCCCACTGCGGAGGCTGGTCCGCTTCCTGG GGGTCTACTCCTTCGGCCTCTTCACCACGACCATCTTCGCCAACGCGGGGCAGGTGGTGACCGGCAACCCTACGCCGCACTTCCTGTCGGTGTGCCGCCCCAACTACACGGCCCTGGGCTGCCCACCGCCCTCGCCCGACAGGCCAGGGCCTGACCGCTTTGTCACCGACCAGGGTGCCTGTGCCGGCAGCCCCAGCCTGGTGGCCGCTGCGCGCCGTGCCTTCCCCTGCAAGGATGCCGCCCTTTGCGCCTATGCGGTCACCTACACAGCG ATGTACGTGACTCTCGTGTTCCGTGTGAAGGGCTCCCGCCTGGTCAaaccctccctctgcctggccctgCTGTGCCCCGCCTTCCTGGTGGGCGTGGTGCGCGTGGCCGAGTACCGCAACCACTGGTCCGACGTGCTGGCTGGCTTCCTGACAGGCACTGCCATCGCAACTTTTCTG GTCACATGTGTCGTACACAACTTCCAGAGCCGGCGGCCCTCTGGCCGAAGGCTCTCCCCCTGGGAGGACCTGGGCCAAGCCCCCACCATGGACAGCCCCCTCGAAAA GAACCCGAAGCCTGCAGGCCGCATTCGACACCGGCACGGCTCACCCCATCCA AGTCGCAGAACTGTGCCCGCCGTGGCCACCTGA
- the PLPPR2 gene encoding phospholipid phosphatase-related protein type 2 isoform X2, which yields MGKGTQRRNLVGVGDTEHGVPYKVFEERVWGPLKTCGGENSSKWALLCGGGVPLSWRSLFQELRGGDLCGPAFTMAGGRPQSKRSFSIIPCFVFVESVLLGIVVLLAYRLEFTDTFPVHTQGFFCYDSTYAKPYPGPEAASRVPPALIYALVTAGPTLTILLGELARAFFPAPPSAIPIIGESTIVSGACCRFSPPLRRLVRFLGVYSFGLFTTTIFANAGQVVTGNPTPHFLSVCRPNYTALGCPPPSPDRPGPDRFVTDQGACAGSPSLVAAARRAFPCKDAALCAYAVTYTAMYVTLVFRVKGSRLVKPSLCLALLCPAFLVGVVRVAEYRNHWSDVLAGFLTGTAIATFLVTCVVHNFQSRRPSGRRLSPWEDLGQAPTMDSPLEKLSVAQEPEACRPHSTPARLTPSKSQNCARRGHLIPSCVSSRAPAMCSSPRVPRPRLRSEPTPLPLPLPLPAPTPSQGPSPSSPGPGGPGGGGGRGRKLLLPTPLLRDLYTLSGLYPSPFHRDNFSPYLFASRDHLL from the exons ATGGGGAAAGGGACTCAGAGGAGGAACTTGGTGGGAGTGGGGGACACAGAGCATGGGGTCCCTTATAAGGTATTTGAGGAAAGAGTATGGGGTCCCCTAAAAACCTGTGGGGGTGAGAACTCGTCTAAGTGGGCCCTTCTCTGTGGGGGAGGGGTCCCATTAAGCTGGAGAAGTCTCTTCCAAGAGCTGAGGGGAGGTGACCTGTGTG GCCCAGCCTTCACCATGGCAGGAGGGAGACCTCAGTCGAAGAGGAGTTTCTCCATCATTCCCTGCTTTGTCTTCGTGGAG TCAGTGCTTCTGGGCATCGTGGTCCTGCTTGCTTACCGCCTGGAGTTCACGGACACCTTCCCCGTACACACCCAGGGGTTCTTCTGCTACGACAGTACCTATGCCAAGCCTTACCCGGGGCCTGAGGCTGCGAGCCGAGTACCTCCTGCACTCATCTATGCCCTGGTCACTGCTGGGCCCACCCTCACG ATCCTGCTGGGGGAGCTGGCGCGTGCCTTTTTCCCCGCGCCACCCTCAGCCATCCCCATCATCGGGGAGAGCACCATCGTTTCGGGGGCCTGCTGCCGCTTCAGCCCCCCACTGCGGAGGCTGGTCCGCTTCCTGG GGGTCTACTCCTTCGGCCTCTTCACCACGACCATCTTCGCCAACGCGGGGCAGGTGGTGACCGGCAACCCTACGCCGCACTTCCTGTCGGTGTGCCGCCCCAACTACACGGCCCTGGGCTGCCCACCGCCCTCGCCCGACAGGCCAGGGCCTGACCGCTTTGTCACCGACCAGGGTGCCTGTGCCGGCAGCCCCAGCCTGGTGGCCGCTGCGCGCCGTGCCTTCCCCTGCAAGGATGCCGCCCTTTGCGCCTATGCGGTCACCTACACAGCG ATGTACGTGACTCTCGTGTTCCGTGTGAAGGGCTCCCGCCTGGTCAaaccctccctctgcctggccctgCTGTGCCCCGCCTTCCTGGTGGGCGTGGTGCGCGTGGCCGAGTACCGCAACCACTGGTCCGACGTGCTGGCTGGCTTCCTGACAGGCACTGCCATCGCAACTTTTCTG GTCACATGTGTCGTACACAACTTCCAGAGCCGGCGGCCCTCTGGCCGAAGGCTCTCCCCCTGGGAGGACCTGGGCCAAGCCCCCACCATGGACAGCCCCCTCGAAAAGTTAAGTGTGGCCCAG GAACCCGAAGCCTGCAGGCCGCATTCGACACCGGCACGGCTCACCCCATCCA AGTCGCAGAACTGTGCCCGCCGTGGCCACCTGATCCCCAGCTGCGTGTCCTCCAGGGCTCCAGCCATGTGTTCGTCGCCCCGTGTGCCCCGCCCTCGATTGAGGTCTGAGCCgacgcccctgcccctgcccctgcccctgccagcaCCAACCCCCAGCCAGggcccctcaccctcctcccccggGCCTGGGGGGCCGGGTGGGGGTGGTGGACGTGGTCGGAAGTTGCTGCTGCCCACGCCCCTGCTTCGGGACCTGTACACCCTTAGCGGACTCTATCCCTCCCCCTTCCACCGGGACAACTTCAGCCCTTACCTGTTTGCCAGCCGTGACCACCTGTTGTGA
- the PLPPR2 gene encoding phospholipid phosphatase-related protein type 2 isoform X4, whose product MAGGRPQSKRSFSIIPCFVFVESVLLGIVVLLAYRLEFTDTFPVHTQGFFCYDSTYAKPYPGPEAASRVPPALIYALVTAGPTLTILLGELARAFFPAPPSAIPIIGESTIVSGACCRFSPPLRRLVRFLGVYSFGLFTTTIFANAGQVVTGNPTPHFLSVCRPNYTALGCPPPSPDRPGPDRFVTDQGACAGSPSLVAAARRAFPCKDAALCAYAVTYTAMYVTLVFRVKGSRLVKPSLCLALLCPAFLVGVVRVAEYRNHWSDVLAGFLTGTAIATFLVTCVVHNFQSRRPSGRRLSPWEDLGQAPTMDSPLEKLSVAQEPEACRPHSTPARLTPSKSQNCARRGHLIPSCVSSRAPAMCSSPRVPRPRLRSEPTPLPLPLPLPAPTPSQGPSPSSPGPGGPGGGGGRGRKLLLPTPLLRDLYTLSGLYPSPFHRDNFSPYLFASRDHLL is encoded by the exons ATGGCAGGAGGGAGACCTCAGTCGAAGAGGAGTTTCTCCATCATTCCCTGCTTTGTCTTCGTGGAG TCAGTGCTTCTGGGCATCGTGGTCCTGCTTGCTTACCGCCTGGAGTTCACGGACACCTTCCCCGTACACACCCAGGGGTTCTTCTGCTACGACAGTACCTATGCCAAGCCTTACCCGGGGCCTGAGGCTGCGAGCCGAGTACCTCCTGCACTCATCTATGCCCTGGTCACTGCTGGGCCCACCCTCACG ATCCTGCTGGGGGAGCTGGCGCGTGCCTTTTTCCCCGCGCCACCCTCAGCCATCCCCATCATCGGGGAGAGCACCATCGTTTCGGGGGCCTGCTGCCGCTTCAGCCCCCCACTGCGGAGGCTGGTCCGCTTCCTGG GGGTCTACTCCTTCGGCCTCTTCACCACGACCATCTTCGCCAACGCGGGGCAGGTGGTGACCGGCAACCCTACGCCGCACTTCCTGTCGGTGTGCCGCCCCAACTACACGGCCCTGGGCTGCCCACCGCCCTCGCCCGACAGGCCAGGGCCTGACCGCTTTGTCACCGACCAGGGTGCCTGTGCCGGCAGCCCCAGCCTGGTGGCCGCTGCGCGCCGTGCCTTCCCCTGCAAGGATGCCGCCCTTTGCGCCTATGCGGTCACCTACACAGCG ATGTACGTGACTCTCGTGTTCCGTGTGAAGGGCTCCCGCCTGGTCAaaccctccctctgcctggccctgCTGTGCCCCGCCTTCCTGGTGGGCGTGGTGCGCGTGGCCGAGTACCGCAACCACTGGTCCGACGTGCTGGCTGGCTTCCTGACAGGCACTGCCATCGCAACTTTTCTG GTCACATGTGTCGTACACAACTTCCAGAGCCGGCGGCCCTCTGGCCGAAGGCTCTCCCCCTGGGAGGACCTGGGCCAAGCCCCCACCATGGACAGCCCCCTCGAAAAGTTAAGTGTGGCCCAG GAACCCGAAGCCTGCAGGCCGCATTCGACACCGGCACGGCTCACCCCATCCA AGTCGCAGAACTGTGCCCGCCGTGGCCACCTGATCCCCAGCTGCGTGTCCTCCAGGGCTCCAGCCATGTGTTCGTCGCCCCGTGTGCCCCGCCCTCGATTGAGGTCTGAGCCgacgcccctgcccctgcccctgcccctgccagcaCCAACCCCCAGCCAGggcccctcaccctcctcccccggGCCTGGGGGGCCGGGTGGGGGTGGTGGACGTGGTCGGAAGTTGCTGCTGCCCACGCCCCTGCTTCGGGACCTGTACACCCTTAGCGGACTCTATCCCTCCCCCTTCCACCGGGACAACTTCAGCCCTTACCTGTTTGCCAGCCGTGACCACCTGTTGTGA
- the SWSAP1 gene encoding ATPase SWSAP1 yields the protein MLRMAEALRRVLNLGSSAESESEYTADAGSPLLLLGGSGSGKTALLFAAALEAAGEGRGPVLFLTRRPLQSLPRGRGAALDPLRLQKIRFQYPPSTHELLQLLCSAHEARGPAPSLLLLDGLEEYLVEDLGPQEVAYLAALLLDTAAHFSHRIGASQGCGLIVALQIQEEGDSGEALQLSLVQRYFPAQCWLHVDTSGPGQRCLRACLDPGGQGPRAEWWVAFRPDGEMTVTPWPAQAGKPSSDKGSSSEGQP from the exons ATGTTGCGAATGGCGGAGGCGCTGAGGCGGGTGCTAAACCTGGGAAGCTCGGCGGAGTCCGAGTCGGAGTACACAGCAGACGCCGGATCGCCTTTGCTGCTGCTCGGCGGTTCAGGGTCTGGAAAGACGGCGCTGCTATTCGCGGCGGCCCTGGAAGCGGCAGGAGAGGGCCGAGGCCCCGTCCTCTTCCTGACCCGGAGGCCTCTTCAAAGCCTGCCCCGCGGGAGAGGAGCTGCGCTCGACCCCCTGCGGCTACAG AAGATCCGCTTCCAGTACCCACCATCAACCCATGAACTCCTTCAGCTTCTGTGCTCTGCCCATGAGGCCCGGGGCCCAGCCCCCTCGCTCCTGCTGCTGGATGGCCTGGAGGAGTACCTAGTGGAAGACTTGGGGCCCCAGGAAGTGGCCTATTTGGCTGCCCTGCTTCTAGACACAGCTGCCCACTTCAGCCACCGGATTGGGGCTAGCCAGGGCTGTGGGCTCATTGTGGCCCTCCAGAtccaggaagagggagacagtGGGGAAGCCCTGCAGCTGTCGCTGGTCCAGCGGTATTTCCCTGCCCAGTGCTGGCTGCATGTGGATACATCAGGGCCCGGACAGCGCTGCCTCCGAGCCTGCCTGGATCCAGGCGGCCAGGGGCCGAGAGCAGAGTGGTGGGTGGCTTTCCGACCAGATGGAGAGATGACAGTCACCCCATGGCCTGCCCAGGCTGGTAAGCCCAGCTCAGACAAAGGTTCAAGTTCTGAAGGCCAGCCTTGA
- the EPOR gene encoding erythropoietin receptor: protein MDHLRTHLWPSVGSLCFLLAGAAWASPHKSLDPKFESKAALLAAREPEELLCFTERLEDLVCFWEEAASAGVGPDNYSFFYQLEGEPWKPCSLHQAPTARGAVRFWCSLPTADTSSFVPLELRVTAVSSGAPRYRRIIHINEVVLLDPPAGLLARRADEGGHVVLRWLPPPGAPVASLIRYEVNISSGNIAAGAQKVEILDGRTECVLSNLRGGTRYTFLVRARMAEPSFGGFWSAWSEPASLLTVSDLDPLILTLSLILVLILLLLAVLALLSHRRALKQKIWPGIPSPESEFEGLFTTHKGNFQLWLYQNEGCLWWSPCAPFAEDPPAPLEVLSERCWGATQTVEPGAEDEGPLLEPVGSEHTQDTYLVLDKWLLPRNPPTEDLPRPDGGLDMVAMDKGSEASSYSSALSLKPGPEGASGTSFEYTILDPSSQLLRPRALPPELPPTPPHIKYLYLMVSDSGISTDYSSGGSQGAQGDSSNGPFSNPYENSLSPALEPSPPSYVACS from the exons ATGGATCACCTTCGGACCCACCTCTGGCCCAGTGTCggctctctctgtttcttgctCGCTGGGGCCGCCTGGGCTTCCCCACACAAATCCCTGGACCCCAAGTTTGAAAGTAAAG CGGCCCTGCTGGCTGCCCGCGAGCCCGAAGAGCTTCTGTGCTTCACCGAACGGTTGGAGGACTTGGTGTGTTTCTGGGAGGAAGCGGCAAGCGCCGGGGTCGGCCCCGACAACTACAGTTTCTTCTACCAACTCGA GGGTGAGCCATGGAAGCCATGCAGCCTGCACCAGGCGCCCACGGCTCGCGGCGCTGTGCGTTTCTGGTGCTCGCTGCCTACGGCCGACACGTCGAGCTTCGTGCCCTTAGAGCTGCGCGTCACAGCGGTATCCTCGGGCGCTCCACGCTATCGCCGTATCATCCACATCAACGAAGTGG TGCTCCTGGATCCCCCCGCGGGGCTGCTGGCGCGGCGGGCCGACGAGGGCGGCCACGTGGTACTGCGTTGGCTCCCGCCTCCTGGGGCCCCGGTGGCCAGCCTCATCCGCTACGAAGTGAACATCTCCTCCGGCAACATCGCAGCGGGCGCACAGAAG gtgGAGATCCTGGATGGTCGCACTGAGTGCGTGCTGAGCAACCTTCGGGGTGGAACGCGTTACACCTTCCTGGTACGCGCGCGGATGGCCGAGCCGAGCTTCGGTGGCTTCTGGAGCGCCTGGTCCGAGCCTGCGTCGCTGCTGACAGTTAGTG ACTTGGACCCCCTCATCTTGACGCTCTCCCTCATCCTCGTGCTCATCCTGCTGCTGCTGGCCGTGCTCGCCCTGCTCTCCCACCGCAG AGCTTTGAAGCAGAAGATCTGGCCTGGCATCCCAAGCCCTGAGAGTGAGTTTGAGGGCCTCTTCACCACCCACAAGGGTAACTTCCAG CTGTGGTTGTACCAGAATGAGGGCTGCCTTTGGTGGAGCCCCTGCGCTCCCTTTGCAGAGGACCCACCCGCTCCCCTGGAAGTCCTCTCTGAGCGCTGCTGGGGGGCAACACAGACGGTGGAGCcaggggcagaggatgagggacCCCTGCTGGAGCCAGTGGGCAGTGAACATACCCAGGACACCTACCTGGTGCTGGACAAGTGGTTGCTGCCCCGGAACCCCCCCACTGAGGATCTCCCACGGCCTGATGGCGGTTTGGACATGGTAGCCATGGATAAAGGCTCAGAAGCATCCTCCTACTCATCTGCTTTGTCCCTGAAGCCTGGGCCAGAGGGGGCCTCGGGTACCAGCTTTGAGTATACCATCCTGGATCCCAGCTCCCAGCTCTTGCGCCCAAGAGCACTGCCCCCtgagctgccccccaccccaccccacataAAGTACCTGTACCTCATGGTGTCCGACTCTGGCATCTCAACTGACTACAGCTCAGGGGGCTCCCAGGGAGCCCAGGGGGACTCATCGAATGGCCCCTTCTCGAACCCTTATGAGAacagcctctccccagccctggagCCTTCACCTCCCAGCTATGTGGCCTGTTCCTAG